Proteins from one Cicer arietinum cultivar CDC Frontier isolate Library 1 chromosome 3, Cicar.CDCFrontier_v2.0, whole genome shotgun sequence genomic window:
- the LOC101510986 gene encoding uncharacterized protein At2g33490-like isoform X1 translates to MKSSLKKLRGLALHHNHKHESSSSSNKTILPLGQFDELAQATREMQDMRDCYDTLLSAAAATASSAYEFAESLRDMGSCLLEKTALNDHEEETGKVLLMLGKIQFKLQKLIDNYRSHIIQTITIPSESLLNELRIVEEMKRQCDEKRDVYEYMVTRYKERGRSKGGKGETFSLQQLQTARDEYDEEATLFVFRLKSLKQGQSRSLLTQAARHHAAQSCFFKKAVKSLDTVEPHIKSVTEEQHIDYHFSGLEEEDGDEGEEDDDGYDENDDGELSFDYGQSEQGQDVSTSRNSMEVTSLSKQEFLDQVEFTLPRGSSAEASKENLDKLQRNLFSFRVRAGSQSAPLFADNKPDFSEKLRQMQPSLSRKFSSYVLPTPVDAKSSFSSGSNNPKPFKMQTNLNEPTKNLWHSSPLEQKKHEKDIGDELSGPTFRNAQSAVWESNSNTAFTRLPLPLVDGPVSLSHDHVSAYSKKIKRHAFSGPLTSNPWPTKPVSVESVQLFSGPLLPTRIPQPLSPSPKVSPSASPTIVSSPKISELHELPRPPTNSQPNSRFLGLVGHSGPLVSRVQKVSAANNLVVSSVASPLPTPPQAMSRSFSIPSSSARVAALHGARARESSHTSSKSEDIASPPLSPIALSSSRPSSDD, encoded by the exons ATGAAGAGTTCTCTGAAAAAATTGCGAGGTCTCGCACTTCATCATAATCACAAGCATgagtcttcttcttcttccaataAGACCATTCTGCCCCTCGGACAGTTTGATGAGCTCGCTCAGGCTACAAGG GAGATGCAAGACATGAGAGACTGCTATGATACCTTGCTTTCCGCCGCCGCAGCAACCGCCAGCAGTGCTTATG aATTCGCTGAGTCGTTGCGAGACATGGGGTCTTGTCTACTCGAGAAAACTGCTTTGAATGATCACGAAGAAGAAACTG GAAAGGTTCTTCTCATGCTTGGCAAAATCCAGTTCAAACTACAGAAACTCATTGATAACTAT cGTTCTCATATCATTCAGACTATTACCATTCCCTCTGAGTCTCTCTTGAATGAACTTCGAATTGTTGAG GAGATGAAGCGACAATGTGATGAAAAAAG AGATGTATATGAGTATATGGTAACAAGATACAAAGAAAGAGGTAGGTCTAAAGGTGGCAAAGGAGAAACTTTTTCATTGCAGCAGTTGCAAACTGCTCGCGATGAATATGATGAGGAGGCCACATTGTTTGTTTTCCGATTAAAATCTCTGAAGCAAGGACAATCACGTAGTCTTCTTACACAGGCAGCACGTCACCATGCTGCTCAG TCATGTTTCTTCAAGAAAGCAGTCAAGTCTCTTGATACAGTAGAACCACATATAAAGTCAGTAACCGAAGAGCAACACATTGATTACCACTTCAGTGGTCTGGAAGAGGAGGATGGGGATGAAGGCGAGGAAGATGACGATGGTTATGATGAGAATGATGATGGGGAACTGAGTTTTGACTACGGACAAAGTGAACAGGGGCAAGATGTTTCTACATCACGAAATTCAATGGAGGTGACTTCCTTAAGTAAACAGgaattt CTGGACCAGGTGGAATTTACACTTCCCAGAGGTTCATCAGCTGAAGCTTCTAAG GAGAACTTGGATAAGCTTCAAAggaatttgttttcttttaggGTTAGGGCAGGGAGCCAATCTGCCCCACTTTTTGCCGATAATAAACCAGATTTCAGTGAAAAATTGAGACAGATGCAACCATCTTTATCACGAAAATTCAGTTCATATGTGCTACCCACTCCAGTTGATGCAAAGAGTTCATTCTCTTCAGGTTCAAATAATCCAAAGCCTTTTAAAATGCAGACAAATTTAAATGAACCTACCAAGAATTTGTGGCATTCATCCCCATTAGAACAAAAGAAACATGAAAAAGATATTGGAGATGAACTGTCTGGTCCTACTTTCAGAAATGCACAGTCTGCAGTCTGGGAGAGCAACAGCAATACTGCCTTCACAAGACTGCCACTTCCCTTGGTAGATGGTCCTGTATCCTTAAGTCATGATCATGTTTCTGCTTACTCAAAAAAGATTAAAAGACATGCCTTTTCTGGCCCATTGACAAGTAATCCTTGGCCTACCAAACCCGTCTCAGTGGAAAGTGTTCAGCTGTTCTCTGGACCTCTTTTGCCTACCCGAATCCCACAGCCTCTGTCACCATCCCCCAAAGTATCTCCTAGTGCTTCCCCTACTATTGTGTCTTCACCTAAAATAAGTGAACTTCATGAACTTCCGAGGCCTCCAACCAATTCTCAGCCCAACTCAAGGTTTTTAGGTTTGGTGGGACATTCAGGTCCATTGGTGTCTAGAGTTCAAAAGGTTTCTGCTGCAAATAATTTGGTTGTTTCAAGTGTAGCATCTCCGCTGCCAACGCCACCACAGGCCATGTCTCGTAGTTTCTCCATACCTTCTAGTAGTGCTCGAGTTGCAGCATTGCATGGGGCAAGGGCACGAGAATCCTCTCATACATCATCTAAATCTGAGGATATTGCTTCTCCTCCGCTGTCGCCAATAGCATTATCTAGTAGTCGGCCATCATCAGATGACTGA
- the LOC101510332 gene encoding GSH-induced LITAF domain protein isoform X2, with translation MGRKEEEVVVGVPVYERGGIPPNAIVGDPKGIPIQQTIYRDTPAPFNCPYCSNTSLTTLRSKPSLAAFIGCLMPMMLGVCFLCPSMDCLWHKYHYCPQCHQKVAEFHKSDPCAVMDPPHWTQESFAFTS, from the exons ATGGGAAGAAAAGAAGAGGAAGTGGTGGTTGGAGTGCCCGTTTATGAAAGGGGAGGTATACCGCCTAACGCGATTGTCGGAGATCCGAAAGGGATTCCAATCCAACAGACTATTTACAGAGACACTCCTGCTCCCTTCAACTGCCCTTACTGCTCCAACACCTCTCTCACCACCCTCAG ATCGAAGCCTAGTTTGGCTGCTTTCATTGGATGCTTGATGCCAATGATGCTTGGAGTTTGTTTTCTTTGTCCTTCAATGGACTGTCTCTGGCATAAATATCACTACTGTCCTCAATGCCATCAAAAAGTTGCTGAATTTCATAAATCAGATCCCTGTGCTGTCATGGATCCACCACACTGGACACAGGAGAGCTTTGCATTCACTTCATAG
- the LOC101510986 gene encoding uncharacterized protein At2g33490-like isoform X2, with the protein MKSSLKKLRGLALHHNHKHESSSSSNKTILPLGQFDELAQATREMQDMRDCYDTLLSAAAATASSAYEFAESLRDMGSCLLEKTALNDHEEETGKVLLMLGKIQFKLQKLIDNYRSHIIQTITIPSESLLNELRIVEEMKRQCDEKRDVYEYMVTRYKERGRSKGGKGETFSLQQLQTARDEYDEEATLFVFRLKSLKQGQSRSLLTQAARHHAAQSCFFKKAVKSLDTVEPHIKSVTEEQHIDYHFSGLEEEDGDEGEEDDDGYDENDDGELSFDYGQSEQGQDVSTSRNSMELDQVEFTLPRGSSAEASKENLDKLQRNLFSFRVRAGSQSAPLFADNKPDFSEKLRQMQPSLSRKFSSYVLPTPVDAKSSFSSGSNNPKPFKMQTNLNEPTKNLWHSSPLEQKKHEKDIGDELSGPTFRNAQSAVWESNSNTAFTRLPLPLVDGPVSLSHDHVSAYSKKIKRHAFSGPLTSNPWPTKPVSVESVQLFSGPLLPTRIPQPLSPSPKVSPSASPTIVSSPKISELHELPRPPTNSQPNSRFLGLVGHSGPLVSRVQKVSAANNLVVSSVASPLPTPPQAMSRSFSIPSSSARVAALHGARARESSHTSSKSEDIASPPLSPIALSSSRPSSDD; encoded by the exons ATGAAGAGTTCTCTGAAAAAATTGCGAGGTCTCGCACTTCATCATAATCACAAGCATgagtcttcttcttcttccaataAGACCATTCTGCCCCTCGGACAGTTTGATGAGCTCGCTCAGGCTACAAGG GAGATGCAAGACATGAGAGACTGCTATGATACCTTGCTTTCCGCCGCCGCAGCAACCGCCAGCAGTGCTTATG aATTCGCTGAGTCGTTGCGAGACATGGGGTCTTGTCTACTCGAGAAAACTGCTTTGAATGATCACGAAGAAGAAACTG GAAAGGTTCTTCTCATGCTTGGCAAAATCCAGTTCAAACTACAGAAACTCATTGATAACTAT cGTTCTCATATCATTCAGACTATTACCATTCCCTCTGAGTCTCTCTTGAATGAACTTCGAATTGTTGAG GAGATGAAGCGACAATGTGATGAAAAAAG AGATGTATATGAGTATATGGTAACAAGATACAAAGAAAGAGGTAGGTCTAAAGGTGGCAAAGGAGAAACTTTTTCATTGCAGCAGTTGCAAACTGCTCGCGATGAATATGATGAGGAGGCCACATTGTTTGTTTTCCGATTAAAATCTCTGAAGCAAGGACAATCACGTAGTCTTCTTACACAGGCAGCACGTCACCATGCTGCTCAG TCATGTTTCTTCAAGAAAGCAGTCAAGTCTCTTGATACAGTAGAACCACATATAAAGTCAGTAACCGAAGAGCAACACATTGATTACCACTTCAGTGGTCTGGAAGAGGAGGATGGGGATGAAGGCGAGGAAGATGACGATGGTTATGATGAGAATGATGATGGGGAACTGAGTTTTGACTACGGACAAAGTGAACAGGGGCAAGATGTTTCTACATCACGAAATTCAATGGAG CTGGACCAGGTGGAATTTACACTTCCCAGAGGTTCATCAGCTGAAGCTTCTAAG GAGAACTTGGATAAGCTTCAAAggaatttgttttcttttaggGTTAGGGCAGGGAGCCAATCTGCCCCACTTTTTGCCGATAATAAACCAGATTTCAGTGAAAAATTGAGACAGATGCAACCATCTTTATCACGAAAATTCAGTTCATATGTGCTACCCACTCCAGTTGATGCAAAGAGTTCATTCTCTTCAGGTTCAAATAATCCAAAGCCTTTTAAAATGCAGACAAATTTAAATGAACCTACCAAGAATTTGTGGCATTCATCCCCATTAGAACAAAAGAAACATGAAAAAGATATTGGAGATGAACTGTCTGGTCCTACTTTCAGAAATGCACAGTCTGCAGTCTGGGAGAGCAACAGCAATACTGCCTTCACAAGACTGCCACTTCCCTTGGTAGATGGTCCTGTATCCTTAAGTCATGATCATGTTTCTGCTTACTCAAAAAAGATTAAAAGACATGCCTTTTCTGGCCCATTGACAAGTAATCCTTGGCCTACCAAACCCGTCTCAGTGGAAAGTGTTCAGCTGTTCTCTGGACCTCTTTTGCCTACCCGAATCCCACAGCCTCTGTCACCATCCCCCAAAGTATCTCCTAGTGCTTCCCCTACTATTGTGTCTTCACCTAAAATAAGTGAACTTCATGAACTTCCGAGGCCTCCAACCAATTCTCAGCCCAACTCAAGGTTTTTAGGTTTGGTGGGACATTCAGGTCCATTGGTGTCTAGAGTTCAAAAGGTTTCTGCTGCAAATAATTTGGTTGTTTCAAGTGTAGCATCTCCGCTGCCAACGCCACCACAGGCCATGTCTCGTAGTTTCTCCATACCTTCTAGTAGTGCTCGAGTTGCAGCATTGCATGGGGCAAGGGCACGAGAATCCTCTCATACATCATCTAAATCTGAGGATATTGCTTCTCCTCCGCTGTCGCCAATAGCATTATCTAGTAGTCGGCCATCATCAGATGACTGA
- the LOC101511294 gene encoding uncharacterized protein has translation MGGAFWGTRVMEIVKKHDSGGLVWKRIKLTTTRKANAKKRLLRVWQNEAVLKACSEPSPSASSSGSASKASS, from the exons ATGGGTGGTGCATTTTGGGGGACACGGGTGATGGAGATAGTGAAAAAGCATGATTCTGGAGGGCTCGTTTGGAAGAGAATCAAGCTTACCACCACTCGTAAAGCCAATGCCAAGAAACGTCTTCTCCGTGTTTGGCAG AATGAAGCTGTCCTCAAGGCATGTTCTGAACCATCTCCTTCAGCAAGTTCTTCCGGCAGTGCCAGCAAAGCTAGTAGTTAA
- the LOC101510664 gene encoding leucine-rich repeat protein 1-like, with protein sequence METSTLIHVIAIFILLLDVANANSEGDALYAFRRAVKDPNNVLQSWDPTLVDPCTWFHVTCDHDNRVTRLDLGHAKLSGHLVPELGNLHRLQFLELYKNELVGPIPKELGNLKSLISLGLYHNNLTHSIPSTLSSLSNIKFLRLNNNKLTGRIPRELTKLTNLKILDLSNNDLCGIFPTYGSFSNFSQQSFKNNPRLTGPELMGFVRYDIGGSCK encoded by the exons ATGGAGACCAGCACACTTATTCATGTTATTGCCATTTTTATTCTCTTACTTGATGTCGCCAATGCAAACTCTGAAG GTGATGCCCTGTACGCGTTCAGAAGAGCTGTGAAAGACCCAAATAACGTTCTACAGAGTTGGGACCCCACTTTGGTGGATCCTTGTACATGGTTTCATGTTACCTGTGACCATGATAACCGGGTTACTAGact AGACCTTGGACATGCAAAACTGTCAGGCCATTTGGTTCCTGAGCTAGGGAACCTCCACCGCCTTCAGTTTCT AGAATTGTACAAGAATGAATTGGTTGGTCCAATACCAAAGGAACTTGGAAACCTGAAAAGCCTGATTAGTTTAGGTCTTTACCACAACAACCTCACTCACTCCATCCCTTCCACCCTCTCCAGCCTCTCTAATATCAAATTCTT GCGACTCAACAACAACAAGCTGACAGGAAGAATACCAAGGGAACTCACTAAACTAACTAACCTCAAAATCCT AGACCTGTCAAACAATGATCTCTGTGGCATCTTCCCAACATACGGATCCTTCTCCAACTTCTCTCAACAAAG TTTCAAGAACAACCCAAGACTTACAGGTCCAGAGTTAATGGGGTTCGTCAGATATGATATTGGAGGGAGCTGCAAATGA
- the LOC101510332 gene encoding GSH-induced LITAF domain protein isoform X1 — MGRKEEEVVVGVPVYERGGIPPNAIVGDPKGIPIQQTIYRDTPAPFNCPYCSNTSLTTLRSKPSLAAFIGCLMPMMLGVCFLCPSMDCLWHKYHYCPQCHQKVAEFHKSDPCAVMDPPHWTQESFAFTSYGRNFKWKKVRCTCSIKFPPYKIVIPFKMHNITAFALKKKESVRGEALSLRQLSLKLKSVVG; from the exons ATGGGAAGAAAAGAAGAGGAAGTGGTGGTTGGAGTGCCCGTTTATGAAAGGGGAGGTATACCGCCTAACGCGATTGTCGGAGATCCGAAAGGGATTCCAATCCAACAGACTATTTACAGAGACACTCCTGCTCCCTTCAACTGCCCTTACTGCTCCAACACCTCTCTCACCACCCTCAG ATCGAAGCCTAGTTTGGCTGCTTTCATTGGATGCTTGATGCCAATGATGCTTGGAGTTTGTTTTCTTTGTCCTTCAATGGACTGTCTCTGGCATAAATATCACTACTGTCCTCAATGCCATCAAAAAGTTGCTGAATTTCATAAATCAGATCCCTGTGCTGTCATGGATCCACCACACTGGACACAGGAGAGCTTTGCATTCACTTCATA TGGGAGAAACTTTAAGTGGAAGAAAGTTCGATGTACTTGCTCTATAAAATTCCCCCCATACAAAATTGTGATTCCATTCAAAATGCATAATATAACTGCATTTGCATTGAAGAAAAAGGAAAGTGTGAGGGGTGAGGCTCTTTCTCTGCGCCAATTAAGTTTGAAACTCAAAAGTGTTGTCGGCTAG
- the LOC101510332 gene encoding GSH-induced LITAF domain protein isoform X5, with the protein MGRKEEEVVVGVPVYERGGIPPNAIVGDPKGIPIQQTIYRDTPAPFNCPYCSNTSLTTLRSKPSLAAFIGCLMPMMLGVCFLCPSMDCLWHKYHYCPQCHQKVAEFHKSDPCAVMDPPHWTQESFAFTS; encoded by the exons ATGGGAAGAAAAGAAGAGGAAGTGGTGGTTGGAGTGCCCGTTTATGAAAGGGGAGGTATACCGCCTAACGCGATTGTCGGAGATCCGAAAGGGATTCCAATCCAACAGACTATTTACAGAGACACTCCTGCTCCCTTCAACTGCCCTTACTGCTCCAACACCTCTCTCACCACCCTCAG ATCGAAGCCTAGTTTGGCTGCTTTCATTGGATGCTTGATGCCAATGATGCTTGGAGTTTGTTTTCTTTGTCCTTCAATGGACTGTCTCTGGCATAAATATCACTACTGTCCTCAATGCCATCAAAAAGTTGCTGAATTTCATAAATCAGATCCCTGTGCTGTCATGGATCCACCACACTGGACACAGGAGAGCTTTGCATTCACTTCATA G